In Streptomyces sp. NBC_01717, one DNA window encodes the following:
- a CDS encoding alpha/beta fold hydrolase — MVLIHGFPQTWAEWRHQMGPLSKTHTVIAVDLRGAGNSEVTKSGYEKAQMAADVHQLLKQLKLNNGVQIVGHDVGLWVSYAYAAQWPSEVRRMAVMEAPIPDDSLYTFPALEANPKTPSMWHFGLFQLPLAEQLIAGHERPFVQGFSGELLANKSAFSPADYDFYAHYLKQPGRTTAWMSMYRQLREDVQQNKKFLAAGKLKMPVLAIGGQASFGGKIADQWRDYAVNVDGRVLKGSGHWVTEEKPQEVTAILQSFLQK; from the coding sequence GTGGTGCTGATCCACGGGTTCCCTCAGACGTGGGCCGAGTGGCGGCATCAGATGGGCCCGCTCTCCAAGACCCACACCGTGATCGCCGTCGACCTGCGCGGCGCCGGCAACTCCGAGGTCACCAAGAGCGGTTACGAGAAGGCGCAGATGGCTGCGGACGTGCATCAGCTGCTGAAGCAGCTGAAGCTGAACAACGGCGTCCAGATCGTCGGCCACGACGTCGGTCTGTGGGTCAGCTACGCCTACGCGGCGCAGTGGCCGTCGGAGGTGCGCCGCATGGCCGTGATGGAAGCTCCCATCCCGGACGACAGCCTCTACACCTTCCCGGCTCTGGAGGCCAACCCGAAAACCCCGTCGATGTGGCACTTCGGCCTGTTCCAGCTACCTCTCGCCGAGCAGCTCATCGCCGGTCACGAGCGTCCCTTTGTTCAGGGCTTCAGCGGGGAGCTTCTGGCCAACAAGTCCGCGTTCAGCCCGGCTGACTACGACTTCTACGCCCACTACCTGAAGCAGCCCGGCCGTACGACGGCCTGGATGAGCATGTACCGCCAGCTCCGCGAAGACGTCCAGCAGAACAAGAAGTTCCTGGCCGCAGGCAAACTGAAGATGCCCGTCCTGGCGATCGGCGGACAGGCATCGTTCGGTGGCAAGATCGCCGACCAATGGCGTGACTATGCCGTGAACGTCGACGGCCGGGTCCTGAAGGGTTCGGGTCACTGGGTGACCGAGGAGAAGCCGCAGGAAGTGACGGCCATACTGCAGTCCTTCCTGCAGAAGTAG
- a CDS encoding LysR substrate-binding domain-containing protein produces MLDLRQLRYFIAVAETEHVGRAAEQLHISQSPLSRQIAQLEKKLGLTLFERTQQRIRLTRDGAVFLSEARALLRHADRLENLGRRLGRGEEGGLCIGYAPDAMHTGVLPGALRRLQEERPGIHVALYNMSASEQFEGLRQRSLDIALVREPPDRDDPVLRAAPLLEDPLLLVLPAGHPLAAQDAVTAQDLDGRPWIAIEEEGDPGWRDAFVASCVASGFTPDIRLDAPEPLTALGLVASGLGLALVQKSMVRGVTDAVVVRELPWREASVHLWAVWHHIDLRPVVSSFRETVLSHETSSEEPAATSVT; encoded by the coding sequence ATGCTTGACCTGCGGCAACTTCGCTATTTCATCGCCGTGGCCGAGACCGAACACGTCGGCCGCGCCGCAGAACAGCTCCACATCTCGCAGTCCCCGCTCAGCCGACAGATCGCCCAGCTCGAGAAGAAGCTTGGTCTCACCCTGTTCGAGCGCACCCAGCAGCGCATCCGCCTGACCCGTGACGGCGCGGTGTTCCTGAGCGAGGCCAGAGCGCTCCTGCGCCACGCCGACCGCCTGGAGAACCTCGGCCGCCGACTGGGCCGTGGGGAAGAGGGCGGACTGTGCATCGGCTACGCGCCTGATGCCATGCACACGGGTGTGCTTCCCGGTGCGTTGCGCCGCCTGCAGGAGGAGCGTCCCGGTATTCACGTCGCTCTGTACAACATGTCCGCCTCGGAGCAGTTCGAAGGGCTGCGTCAGCGCAGCCTTGACATCGCCCTGGTGCGGGAACCACCGGACCGCGACGATCCTGTGCTGCGGGCAGCGCCCTTGCTGGAGGACCCCTTGCTGCTCGTCCTTCCAGCCGGCCATCCGCTGGCCGCACAGGATGCGGTCACGGCTCAGGACCTGGACGGCCGGCCATGGATCGCCATCGAGGAAGAGGGTGATCCCGGATGGCGGGACGCATTCGTCGCTTCGTGTGTTGCCTCAGGCTTCACCCCCGACATCCGGCTCGACGCTCCGGAGCCCCTGACAGCACTGGGCCTTGTCGCCTCCGGCCTTGGTCTGGCCCTGGTGCAGAAGAGCATGGTGCGAGGCGTGACGGATGCCGTGGTTGTACGTGAACTGCCCTGGCGCGAGGCGTCCGTTCACCTGTGGGCCGTCTGGCACCACATCGACCTGCGCCCGGTTGTCTCCTCGTTCCGCGAGACGGTGCTGTCGCACGAGACGAGCAGCGAGGAACCGGCGGCCACCTCTGTGACGTGA
- a CDS encoding SRPBCC family protein, with protein sequence MASTSVSRVVPTSPERVWQLIGGFDSLPDWLPYIAESTALEGGRVRRLANPDGEVIVERLVDFNETERHYSYAILEAPFPVVGYISTLRVHEVPGQKDVAEVQWSGRFTPQGASEDEVVALFTGIYRDGLDALDKTLS encoded by the coding sequence ATGGCATCGACATCAGTGAGCCGGGTCGTACCGACCTCCCCTGAGCGCGTGTGGCAGCTGATCGGGGGCTTCGATTCCCTGCCCGACTGGCTCCCCTACATCGCCGAGAGCACTGCTCTGGAGGGCGGCCGCGTCCGCCGGCTCGCCAACCCGGACGGAGAGGTCATCGTCGAGCGCCTCGTGGATTTCAACGAAACGGAACGTCACTACAGCTACGCCATCCTCGAAGCGCCCTTCCCCGTCGTCGGCTACATCTCCACCCTGCGCGTGCATGAAGTGCCCGGTCAGAAAGACGTAGCCGAGGTCCAGTGGTCCGGACGGTTCACCCCCCAAGGGGCAAGCGAGGACGAGGTGGTCGCCCTGTTCACCGGGATCTACCGCGACGGCCTCGACGCCCTCGACAAAACACTCAGCTGA
- a CDS encoding DUF6082 family protein yields the protein MQPQQRRWAFWFGAGLVALMAILSTPFLLERAAPAGKDWDELSAVSQTYGAASVFFSAAALLGVVASIAYQARQTSITNQEAQRASHRQRLLVALEHPELQACWEPMSGVRSEDQARKVLYTNLIVSNWSADYRLRRANEPAARVQLEIHFQGEAARDHWAVCAATWRQYATAEGDRRGLRFIDLMDEMYEQALAAGPAVPSASYFTPPPGGSAAAAQ from the coding sequence ATGCAGCCCCAACAACGCAGGTGGGCCTTCTGGTTTGGAGCAGGACTCGTCGCGCTGATGGCGATCCTTTCGACGCCGTTTCTGTTGGAGCGAGCAGCTCCGGCCGGGAAGGACTGGGATGAGCTGAGCGCTGTGAGCCAGACCTACGGCGCAGCCTCTGTCTTCTTCTCGGCAGCCGCATTGCTTGGAGTCGTCGCCTCAATCGCGTACCAAGCACGACAGACGAGTATCACCAACCAAGAGGCGCAACGCGCCTCGCATCGGCAGCGCCTACTGGTTGCTTTGGAGCATCCGGAGCTGCAGGCCTGCTGGGAGCCGATGAGCGGGGTGCGGTCCGAGGATCAGGCGCGCAAGGTGCTGTACACAAACCTAATCGTGAGCAACTGGAGCGCTGACTACCGCCTGCGGCGAGCGAATGAGCCAGCCGCCCGGGTGCAGCTCGAAATCCACTTTCAGGGCGAAGCCGCTCGGGACCATTGGGCTGTGTGCGCCGCTACGTGGCGACAGTACGCCACGGCCGAAGGCGACCGCAGAGGCTTACGCTTCATCGATCTGATGGACGAAATGTACGAGCAGGCGCTGGCAGCCGGGCCGGCTGTCCCTTCAGCGTCCTACTTCACACCACCGCCCGGAGGCAGCGCAGCAGCTGCGCAATGA
- a CDS encoding MFS transporter has translation MSRGGEAVTGRVTTQVPARLDRLPWSRWHWMIVIGLGTVWILDGLEVTVVGNIAGRLSEAGSGLPISSAQVTGVAAALYVAGACSGALFFGWLTDRYGRKKLFLITLTVYLAATALTAVSFSVWWFFLFRFLTGFGIGGEYAAINSAIDELIPSRFRGRVDLIINGSYWLGAMGGALLSVLALDTGIFPKDVGWRLTFALGVVLGLVILLVRRHVPESPRWMFIHGQAEGAEKLVDEVEREIEEESGRPLPEAESEITVEQRRSVGFIEIGKTVFRDYPKRATLGFALFVGQAFLYNAITFGFGSILVTFFDVSTGTTGYFFAAIAFCNFLGPLFLGRLFDTWGRRPMIAGTYILSGVLLFLTAWLFDAGRLDAVTMTLCWCVVLFFASAGASSAYLTVSEIFPMETRAMAIAFFYAIGTAAGGISGPLLFAGLTQSGVVGDAALAFCVGAALMVIAGLVAVFFAVAAEQKSLEQIAVPLSAVTSQDRAPRGGADDKKPGSPPGAPAG, from the coding sequence ATGAGTCGAGGCGGGGAAGCAGTCACCGGAAGGGTCACGACACAGGTGCCCGCGAGGCTGGACCGCCTGCCGTGGTCGCGATGGCACTGGATGATCGTGATCGGCCTGGGCACAGTTTGGATCCTCGACGGCCTGGAAGTTACGGTCGTCGGGAACATCGCCGGCCGGCTCTCCGAGGCCGGCAGTGGCCTGCCGATCAGCAGCGCTCAGGTCACGGGCGTCGCGGCAGCGCTCTATGTGGCGGGCGCCTGCTCCGGCGCTCTCTTCTTCGGCTGGCTCACGGACCGTTATGGCCGTAAGAAGCTCTTCCTGATCACTCTCACCGTCTACCTCGCGGCGACCGCGCTCACCGCCGTGTCCTTCTCCGTCTGGTGGTTCTTCCTCTTCCGATTCCTGACCGGGTTCGGTATCGGTGGAGAGTACGCGGCCATCAACTCCGCCATCGACGAGCTGATCCCCAGCAGGTTCCGGGGCCGCGTCGACCTGATCATCAATGGCAGTTACTGGCTGGGTGCGATGGGTGGTGCTCTCCTGTCGGTCCTCGCACTCGATACCGGTATCTTCCCCAAGGATGTCGGCTGGCGGTTGACCTTCGCCCTCGGGGTCGTTCTGGGCCTGGTCATTCTTCTGGTACGCCGTCATGTGCCGGAAAGCCCGAGGTGGATGTTCATCCACGGACAGGCCGAGGGAGCGGAGAAGCTCGTCGACGAGGTGGAGAGGGAGATCGAGGAGGAGTCGGGCCGCCCGCTTCCCGAGGCGGAGAGCGAGATCACTGTCGAACAGCGACGCAGCGTCGGTTTCATCGAGATCGGGAAGACCGTCTTCCGTGACTATCCCAAGCGTGCGACGCTCGGTTTCGCGCTCTTCGTCGGACAGGCGTTCCTCTACAACGCGATCACTTTCGGCTTCGGCTCGATACTGGTCACGTTCTTCGACGTCTCCACCGGAACGACCGGCTACTTCTTTGCCGCCATCGCGTTCTGCAACTTTCTGGGCCCCCTGTTCCTGGGCCGTCTCTTTGACACCTGGGGCCGCCGGCCGATGATCGCGGGGACCTACATCCTTTCCGGAGTTCTGCTGTTCCTCACTGCCTGGCTGTTCGATGCCGGACGGCTCGATGCCGTCACGATGACGCTGTGCTGGTGCGTCGTACTCTTCTTCGCGTCGGCGGGTGCGAGTTCGGCCTACCTCACGGTCAGTGAGATCTTCCCGATGGAGACACGAGCCATGGCGATCGCTTTCTTCTACGCGATCGGGACGGCGGCCGGTGGCATCTCCGGCCCTCTGCTTTTCGCGGGCCTGACGCAGAGCGGAGTCGTCGGGGACGCCGCTCTCGCGTTCTGTGTGGGGGCGGCGTTGATGGTGATCGCGGGCCTGGTGGCCGTCTTCTTCGCGGTGGCGGCAGAACAGAAGTCGCTGGAACAGATCGCTGTGCCGCTTTCGGCGGTCACGTCACAGGACCGCGCTCCGCGGGGCGGAGCCGACGATAAGAAGCCGGGTTCCCCGCCGGGCGCACCAGCGGGGTGA
- a CDS encoding aldo/keto reductase, with product MEHRALGSQGLIASVQGLGCMGMSVFYGAADETESLATIDRALELGVTLLDTAESYGPFVNEQLLGKALAGRREAAVLATKTGVEITDDGRMVGLNGRPEYVRRALERSLRNLGTDHVDLYYLHRIDPNVPIEETVGALAELVAEGKVRHIGVCEASAQTIRRAHAVHPLTAVQTEYSLFERGIERNGVLDALRELGIGLVAYSPLGRGFLSGAITSPDDFAEDDWRRTDPRFQGKNFDRNLDVVREVRRIASVNHVTPSQLALAWVQRQGAVAIPGTKRRRYLEENIAAAEVTLTDQDIAAVEEVAPHGVVSGDRYAPEMMGTLDG from the coding sequence ATGGAACACCGCGCACTCGGCAGCCAGGGCCTGATCGCCAGTGTCCAGGGCCTGGGCTGCATGGGCATGAGCGTCTTCTACGGGGCCGCCGACGAGACCGAGTCGCTGGCCACCATCGACCGCGCGCTGGAGCTCGGCGTCACCCTGCTGGATACCGCGGAGAGCTACGGCCCGTTCGTCAACGAGCAGCTTCTCGGCAAGGCCCTTGCGGGACGCCGGGAGGCGGCCGTCCTCGCCACCAAGACCGGCGTGGAGATCACCGACGACGGTCGGATGGTCGGCCTGAACGGCCGGCCGGAGTACGTGCGCCGGGCCCTTGAGCGTTCGCTGCGGAACCTGGGCACCGATCACGTCGACCTGTACTACCTGCACCGCATCGACCCGAACGTGCCGATCGAGGAGACCGTCGGCGCGCTGGCCGAGCTGGTGGCCGAAGGCAAGGTCCGGCACATCGGCGTGTGTGAGGCGTCGGCGCAGACGATCCGACGTGCCCATGCCGTGCATCCACTCACCGCAGTGCAGACGGAGTACTCGCTCTTCGAGCGCGGCATCGAGCGCAACGGTGTGCTCGATGCCCTGCGGGAGCTGGGGATCGGCCTGGTCGCCTATTCCCCGCTGGGCCGTGGGTTCCTGTCCGGTGCCATCACCAGCCCCGACGACTTCGCCGAGGACGACTGGCGCCGCACCGATCCCCGTTTCCAGGGCAAGAACTTCGACCGGAACCTCGATGTCGTCCGCGAGGTCCGCCGTATCGCCTCCGTCAACCACGTCACCCCCTCCCAGCTGGCCCTGGCCTGGGTGCAGCGGCAGGGCGCAGTGGCCATCCCCGGTACCAAGCGCCGCCGCTACCTGGAGGAGAACATCGCCGCGGCCGAGGTGACCCTCACCGACCAGGACATCGCCGCCGTCGAGGAGGTCGCCCCGCACGGCGTCGTCAGCGGCGACCGCTACGCACCCGAAATGATGGGGACGCTCGACGGCTGA
- a CDS encoding SMI1/KNR4 family protein, translating to MARGRRFDEHSCPPTRQVASPPPLSEAEICEAEAELGIAFPDKYREYLLRQSAGGAVNRLCRSTAGWGWHGDSSTNYDLLTTDFSHPDSYRAYEDELDAREPVTQDCPNHSAYQAAWEQWDAEYGVLQERKTSGAVFIQDNGCGLSTLLVVTGPHRGSLWFDGRATCDQSLPLNLGGQPVSFMDWITRRSMDLVGW from the coding sequence ATGGCTCGGGGGCGGCGCTTTGACGAGCACAGCTGTCCACCCACGAGGCAGGTTGCCTCCCCGCCGCCGCTGTCCGAAGCGGAGATCTGCGAAGCGGAGGCGGAGCTGGGCATCGCGTTCCCGGACAAGTACAGAGAGTACTTGCTCCGGCAGAGCGCCGGCGGCGCGGTGAACCGGCTGTGCCGATCCACGGCAGGCTGGGGCTGGCATGGGGACTCGAGCACCAACTACGACTTGCTCACCACTGACTTCTCGCATCCCGACTCCTACCGTGCTTACGAGGATGAGCTGGACGCGCGCGAGCCGGTGACACAGGACTGTCCGAACCACAGCGCCTACCAAGCGGCATGGGAGCAGTGGGACGCCGAGTACGGGGTGCTCCAGGAGCGCAAGACGTCCGGCGCCGTGTTCATCCAGGACAACGGCTGTGGCCTCTCGACCCTGCTCGTTGTCACCGGTCCACACCGGGGCTCACTGTGGTTCGACGGCCGGGCCACCTGCGACCAGAGCCTTCCTCTGAACCTGGGCGGTCAGCCCGTGTCGTTCATGGACTGGATCACTCGCAGATCCATGGATCTGGTCGGCTGGTGA
- a CDS encoding TetR/AcrR family transcriptional regulator produces the protein MPRDSTATKARLLDAAFTEFAAYGIAGARVDRIAEAAAANKRLIYAYFGNKEQLFDEVLRRAMTAGAESVPFDVDDLPGYAGAIFDHLVARPDLMRLRLWKLLERPSATGLEPDTFQHKTAEVAQAQQRGSLARDMGPEDLLTMVLAAAQAWFWAAEGGDMDGAGHPWSPERLAEHRAAVVEAARRLGEPKTARS, from the coding sequence ATGCCACGCGACTCCACCGCCACCAAGGCCCGGCTGCTTGACGCCGCGTTCACCGAATTCGCCGCCTACGGCATCGCCGGCGCCCGGGTGGATCGGATCGCCGAGGCCGCGGCGGCGAACAAGCGGCTGATCTACGCCTACTTCGGCAACAAGGAGCAGTTGTTCGACGAGGTTCTGCGACGGGCGATGACGGCGGGGGCCGAGTCGGTACCGTTCGACGTCGATGACCTGCCCGGATACGCAGGCGCGATCTTCGACCACCTCGTCGCCCGGCCGGACCTCATGCGCCTGCGACTGTGGAAACTCCTGGAACGCCCGTCCGCCACCGGACTCGAACCGGACACTTTCCAGCACAAGACCGCCGAAGTGGCCCAGGCGCAACAGCGCGGCAGCCTCGCCCGGGACATGGGCCCCGAAGATCTGCTGACCATGGTCCTCGCCGCCGCCCAGGCGTGGTTCTGGGCCGCCGAAGGCGGCGACATGGACGGAGCCGGCCACCCCTGGTCGCCGGAGCGGCTGGCAGAGCATCGCGCGGCGGTCGTGGAGGCCGCCCGTCGGCTAGGCGAACCGAAGACGGCGCGCTCTTAA
- a CDS encoding class I SAM-dependent methyltransferase: MVEHDALSVTREAYDAAAPTYAELFRDSLRDSPLDRAILGAFAELVSASGDGQVADLGCGPGYITAYLDELGLTAFGVDASPAMIKLARQAYPGLRFDVGSMAELNIADGVLGGALSRWSIIHTPPQELPAILAEFHRVLAPGGHLLVGFSGSDDPSHLTQVFDHTVALAYRWSPDHLAAVLRKAGLAEVARMVREPQPTDRRQFQEIQLLARKA; this comes from the coding sequence ATGGTCGAACACGATGCCCTCAGCGTTACCCGCGAGGCTTACGACGCTGCTGCCCCCACCTATGCCGAGCTGTTCCGCGACTCGCTGCGTGACAGTCCCCTGGACCGTGCGATCTTGGGTGCCTTCGCCGAGCTCGTAAGTGCGAGTGGGGACGGTCAGGTCGCGGACCTGGGGTGTGGGCCTGGCTATATCACCGCTTATCTGGACGAGCTGGGGCTGACGGCATTTGGTGTTGATGCCTCTCCTGCGATGATCAAGCTGGCTCGACAGGCATATCCGGGCCTGCGGTTCGACGTGGGCTCGATGGCCGAGTTGAACATCGCTGATGGCGTACTGGGCGGCGCACTCTCACGTTGGTCCATCATCCACACTCCGCCGCAAGAACTCCCCGCCATCTTGGCGGAGTTCCACCGCGTGCTGGCACCTGGCGGCCACCTGCTGGTCGGCTTTTCGGGAAGCGATGATCCGTCTCACCTGACGCAGGTCTTCGATCACACAGTCGCCCTGGCCTATCGGTGGTCGCCTGATCACCTCGCCGCGGTGCTGCGCAAGGCCGGGTTGGCCGAGGTAGCCCGGATGGTTCGCGAGCCTCAGCCCACCGACCGACGGCAGTTCCAGGAGATTCAACTGCTCGCCCGTAAAGCCTGA
- a CDS encoding aldo/keto reductase — protein MTITSLLPGRIGFGTAPLGNMFRAIPDEEAAATVQAAWDQGIRYFDTAPFYGAGLSEERLGAALAGKDRDQYVLSTKVGRVILDERETGSRDLGEKGGLFEHGNPNKIVHEWTAEATERSIEDSLKRLDVDRLDIVWVHDIAQDFHGDLWLQKFEEARTGAFRVLSRLRDEGVIKAWGLGVNRTEPVELALALDEPQPDGFLLAGRYSLLDHDHALQRLLPMAAEHGVDMVVGGPYSSGVLAGGTHFEYQEASPEIIEKVRRIKDIADRHGVSIKAAALQFSLAHPVTAAVVPGATKPSRIAEDLSALHENVPADFWAELRKANLVSPQAPLPGNA, from the coding sequence ATGACCATCACATCTCTCCTTCCCGGCCGTATCGGTTTCGGGACTGCGCCCTTGGGCAACATGTTCCGCGCCATCCCGGACGAGGAGGCCGCCGCGACTGTCCAGGCCGCGTGGGACCAGGGCATCCGCTACTTCGACACGGCCCCGTTCTACGGTGCGGGTCTGTCCGAGGAACGTCTCGGTGCTGCTCTCGCCGGAAAGGACCGGGACCAGTACGTCCTGTCCACGAAGGTGGGCCGCGTGATCCTGGACGAGCGCGAGACGGGTTCTCGTGACCTTGGCGAGAAGGGCGGCCTGTTCGAGCACGGGAACCCCAACAAGATCGTGCACGAGTGGACCGCCGAGGCAACCGAGCGTTCGATCGAGGACAGCCTGAAGCGGCTGGACGTGGACCGCCTCGACATCGTCTGGGTGCACGACATCGCCCAGGACTTCCACGGCGACCTGTGGCTGCAGAAGTTCGAGGAGGCCCGCACCGGCGCCTTCCGCGTGCTGTCCCGGCTGCGGGATGAGGGCGTCATCAAGGCGTGGGGGCTGGGCGTCAACCGCACCGAGCCCGTCGAGCTGGCCCTTGCCCTGGATGAACCACAGCCCGACGGGTTCCTCCTCGCGGGTCGCTACTCACTGCTGGACCACGACCACGCCCTCCAGCGGCTGCTGCCCATGGCCGCCGAGCACGGCGTCGACATGGTCGTCGGCGGCCCCTACAGCTCCGGCGTCCTGGCCGGCGGCACCCACTTCGAGTACCAGGAAGCATCCCCGGAGATCATCGAAAAGGTCCGGCGTATCAAGGACATCGCCGACCGGCACGGTGTGAGCATCAAGGCCGCAGCCCTGCAGTTCTCCCTGGCCCACCCGGTCACCGCCGCCGTCGTCCCCGGCGCCACCAAGCCCAGCCGAATCGCCGAGGACCTCTCCGCCCTGCACGAGAACGTTCCGGCCGACTTCTGGGCCGAACTCCGCAAGGCCAACCTGGTCAGCCCCCAGGCGCCGCTCCCGGGCAATGCCTGA
- a CDS encoding DUF5996 family protein, whose amino-acid sequence MSERLNAWPTLDYEDLAPMVDYVNRVVQVAGKYTLDEPFEVGWGNIVLDVTPRGLSTPTLRQRGVTFTVHYNLLDGGVVIEADSGSRTVPLSQGSVATFYASFCDAVDELGIHRPRSSLICEIPDAPPRFEDDNVERTWDGHAARLIWTAFNLAADGLEAWQAPFLGHHPRVGVMWGGFDLSATRYRAQPTVPPPHQPPFMQNAQLDAYVSVGFSLGDAEAPNVGMYAYIWPQPDGLGGRSWGVEGAAWHPDAGLVRLPWAKLRETADPHQAIVAFGDAVYDAAVETAGWPSDLVGPRVEGWYMSRTPPALVQHQHG is encoded by the coding sequence GTGAGCGAACGTCTCAATGCGTGGCCGACGCTGGACTATGAGGACCTGGCGCCCATGGTCGACTACGTGAACCGGGTGGTACAGGTCGCAGGCAAGTACACCCTCGACGAGCCCTTCGAAGTCGGTTGGGGAAACATCGTCCTCGATGTCACCCCCCGGGGGCTCAGTACGCCAACCCTTCGGCAGCGAGGCGTGACCTTCACGGTGCACTACAACTTGCTCGACGGTGGCGTGGTCATCGAGGCCGACAGTGGCTCGCGGACGGTGCCCTTGTCCCAGGGATCAGTCGCCACGTTCTATGCGTCCTTCTGCGATGCGGTAGACGAGCTCGGCATACACCGACCACGCAGCTCGTTGATCTGCGAGATTCCGGATGCCCCGCCGCGCTTCGAGGACGATAACGTCGAACGCACCTGGGATGGCCACGCGGCCCGACTGATCTGGACAGCGTTTAACCTCGCCGCCGACGGGCTCGAGGCGTGGCAGGCCCCCTTCCTGGGACACCACCCCCGGGTCGGTGTGATGTGGGGCGGCTTCGACCTGTCCGCCACGCGTTACCGGGCGCAGCCCACCGTGCCGCCGCCCCACCAGCCGCCGTTCATGCAGAACGCCCAGCTCGACGCGTACGTGTCTGTGGGATTCTCACTTGGGGATGCCGAGGCGCCGAACGTCGGCATGTACGCGTACATCTGGCCCCAGCCGGATGGTCTCGGGGGCCGGTCCTGGGGTGTTGAGGGCGCCGCCTGGCACCCCGACGCCGGTCTGGTTCGTCTGCCGTGGGCCAAGCTTAGGGAGACAGCGGACCCGCACCAGGCCATTGTGGCGTTCGGTGACGCTGTCTACGATGCCGCCGTCGAGACGGCCGGCTGGCCGTCCGACCTCGTCGGCCCCCGCGTCGAGGGTTGGTACATGAGCAGGACACCGCCCGCGCTCGTCCAGCACCAGCACGGCTGA
- a CDS encoding transposase: MGGLRKLATSFVVSGPCGVAVRDRLKHLTPQDEGVLRAVGAHQGTLASRDLKARCADGLEHSADTWAARKRELTGVPSSRIAGAITKAAHDQWALARRCQAAQIRNLAAGIRTLRHRLSLPLGASGTKRATGGYRSKSEWFRKSRRLAALEARHTAAVADWQAGRVRVVRGGKRLLNTRHHLTEARLTEDEWRQRWEAERWFIAADGESGKRFGNETIRVAPDGEVSIRLPVPLAHLANTRHGRYTLTARIGFAHRGAEWADRIEANRAVAYRTASWQRPAVKTIPLETARARGMIGVDTNADHFAAYRLDRHGNPIGGPRRFFYDLSGSAGHRDAQIRHALTRLINWAVRVGVAVIGIEDLDFTAEKTREKHGGRKGFRQLISGIPTAKLKARLVSMAAEHGLSIVAVDPAYTSLWGAQHWQKPLATPRRKMSRHDAAGIAIGRRALGHPVRRRTAPSPHDQSDRAGHRTAQAEPGDRGREGTRPPTTDRPPGGPPPSGKRKRGTSASNTVRDAPSTHQWVQDSLMCTG, translated from the coding sequence GTGGGTGGTTTGCGTAAGCTGGCGACGTCCTTCGTGGTGTCCGGGCCTTGCGGGGTGGCGGTCCGGGACCGTCTCAAGCACCTCACGCCGCAGGACGAGGGGGTGCTGCGTGCGGTCGGTGCGCATCAGGGCACGCTTGCTTCCCGTGATCTCAAGGCCCGCTGTGCGGACGGTCTGGAGCACAGTGCGGACACCTGGGCAGCGCGTAAGCGGGAGCTGACCGGGGTGCCGTCGTCGCGGATCGCGGGGGCCATCACGAAGGCCGCCCACGATCAGTGGGCGCTGGCGCGCCGCTGCCAGGCTGCGCAGATCCGGAACCTGGCTGCTGGGATCAGGACGTTGCGGCACCGGCTGTCCCTCCCGCTCGGGGCGTCCGGGACGAAGCGCGCGACGGGCGGCTACCGGTCGAAGAGCGAGTGGTTCCGCAAGTCCCGCCGCCTCGCGGCACTCGAGGCGCGGCACACCGCTGCTGTAGCCGACTGGCAGGCCGGACGGGTGCGGGTGGTGCGGGGCGGTAAGCGTCTCCTGAATACCCGCCACCATCTCACCGAGGCTCGTCTCACCGAAGACGAGTGGCGACAACGGTGGGAGGCGGAGCGCTGGTTCATCGCTGCTGATGGTGAGTCGGGGAAGCGGTTCGGGAACGAGACGATCCGCGTCGCCCCGGACGGCGAAGTGTCCATCAGGCTGCCCGTTCCGCTCGCGCACCTGGCCAACACCCGGCACGGCCGGTACACCCTCACCGCGCGTATCGGGTTCGCGCATCGGGGTGCGGAGTGGGCCGACCGCATCGAAGCGAACCGGGCCGTCGCCTACCGCACGGCCTCGTGGCAACGCCCCGCCGTGAAGACGATCCCGTTGGAGACCGCCCGCGCCCGGGGGATGATCGGCGTCGACACCAACGCGGACCACTTCGCCGCCTACCGGCTCGACCGGCACGGCAACCCCATCGGAGGGCCCCGGCGGTTCTTCTACGACCTGTCCGGTTCGGCCGGTCACCGAGATGCACAGATCCGGCATGCCTTGACCCGGTTGATCAACTGGGCGGTGCGGGTCGGTGTCGCCGTGATCGGCATCGAGGACCTCGATTTCACCGCCGAGAAGACGCGCGAGAAGCACGGGGGCCGCAAGGGGTTCCGGCAGCTCATCTCCGGCATCCCCACCGCCAAGCTCAAGGCCCGGCTGGTCTCCATGGCCGCCGAGCACGGCCTGAGCATTGTCGCGGTCGACCCGGCCTACACCAGCCTGTGGGGTGCTCAGCACTGGCAGAAACCACTGGCCACCCCGCGCCGAAAGATGTCCCGTCACGATGCCGCCGGTATCGCGATCGGGAGACGCGCCCTTGGACACCCGGTCCGGCGTCGGACGGCACCGTCCCCACACGACCAGAGTGATCGTGCGGGGCATCGGACCGCCCAGGCCGAACCAGGCGACCGGGGACGTGAGGGAACCCGCCCACCCACCACGGACCGGCCCCCCGGAGGGCCGCCGCCGAGCGGGAAGCGAAAGCGGGGGACCAGTGCATCCAACACCGTTCGGGATGCACCCAGCACGCACCAGTGGGTCCAGGACTCACTTATGTGCACTGGCTAG